The Puniceicoccaceae bacterium DNA segment CTTGGCAAACCTTTCAGAACTGGGTGAATACTGGATTGACTTTCACGGTCCGGGCGAACCCCAGAAATTGTTCAAGGAAAAATTCCAGCTGGAATTGCTCGATCTCTTCTCCGCTGCATCCGAAAAGTTCGCAAGCTACCAGCAGGCCTATGACGCATGGGTGATGCTGACGCGCAAACTCGAAGCCCTGCAGCGCGAGACCCAGCTCAGCCCGGACGAAATCCACTACCTGCAGGATCAAATCCGCAAGATTGAGGAACTCGGCGTCGATGCGGACAGTCTCGAAGCACTCGAAGCGGGATTTCAGCGCATGAGCCGCTCCGAGGAATTGCTGCAGCTCCTGCAAACCCTTCAGCAAGCCCTCTTTGAAGAAGGCGGTGCATCGGAAAAACTTGCAACCGCCATCCACCTGTCCGCTTCCATTCAGGAAATCGACCCCGGAAGTGAGGCGATCTGGAAGCGCCTGGAGTCGCTCTCCATCGAACTGGAGGACCTGAACAGCGAAATCGCAGAACTGGCCGATGCTGCCAATCTCGATGAAGTCGCGGTCGAGGAACTCAAATACAAGATGGAACTCTGGATGGACCTCAAGCGCAAGCATGGCAAGAGTTCTGACGCAATTCTGGGCGCAAAGTCAGAGATGGAGGAACGACTCGCCACCCACGGCGACATCAAAGCCACCCTTGAGCGACTGGAAGCGGAAAAAAGTGCGGCCCTCAAGCGCACCATTCAGCTTGGCACCGAATTGAATGCCATTCGGCAAAAAGGAGCTACACTGCTCTCCCAAAAGGTCACGGACAATCTGCACAAGCTGGGATTCAAAAAAGCCTTGTTTCAGATTGAACTGATTGCCGAACCCGAACCCACCACGCATGGAACCAGCC contains these protein-coding regions:
- the recN gene encoding DNA repair protein RecN; amino-acid sequence: MLQYLQIQDLALIDQTTLEFDEGFTCITGETGAGKSVLLGALAMLSGNRLDRTIIRHGQDFAKVEATIAIAQPDRINAKLRELELPECEDGALLLSRTLHQKKLPKIQVNGALTTLANLSELGEYWIDFHGPGEPQKLFKEKFQLELLDLFSAASEKFASYQQAYDAWVMLTRKLEALQRETQLSPDEIHYLQDQIRKIEELGVDADSLEALEAGFQRMSRSEELLQLLQTLQQALFEEGGASEKLATAIHLSASIQEIDPGSEAIWKRLESLSIELEDLNSEIAELADAANLDEVAVEELKYKMELWMDLKRKHGKSSDAILGAKSEMEERLATHGDIKATLERLEAEKSAALKRTIQLGTELNAIRQKGATLLSQKVTDNLHKLGFKKALFQIELIAEPEPTTHGTSRCQMCFAPNPGQPLLPLNKIASSGETARVMLALKTVLADFDATPILVFDEVDANVGGEIGKAVGREMAALAHQHQVFCVTHLPQVAALADEHFVVVKSQTDDSTQVTIEHLESDGAARVQELARMLGDRESDSALNHARELLAKG